The DNA window CTCGAAGTGCTGGCGGAGTTCCGCAACCCGGCGGCAATCGTGACCAAGAACTACCTGGTCACTCGGGACATTGACGTGCTCTCCGAGCTGGCGCATTACCACGCGGCGGCGGTGAACGTCTCGGTGACGACGCTTGACGAGACGCTGCAGCGGGTGATGGAGCCGCGCACGTCGGTTCCGGCGCGCCGTCTCAGGGCCATCGAGGATGTGGCCCGGGCCGGCATTCCGGTGCGGGTGATGGTGGGGCCCGTGATCCCCGGGCTGACGGATCACGAGCTGCCCTCGATCATCCAGGCGGCGGCGCAGGCGGGCGCGCGCGGCGCCAGCTACATCCTGCTCCGCTTGCCGCACGGGGTGAAAGAGCTGTTCGAGGAGTGGCTCGGGCAGCACTTCCCGGAGCGGAAACGCAAGGTGCTGAACCGGCTACGCGAGCTGCGCCGGGGCAGGCTGAACGACCCCCGCTTCCACCTGCGCATGCGTGGCGTGGGGGTGTGGGCGGAGCAGATCGACGCGCTGTTTGAAGCGGCGTGTCGCAAGGCCGGGATCCAGCGCGGCCTGGGCGCGCCGCTCGAGACCGCGGGTTTCCACCGGCCGGGCGAGGGCCGGCAGCTCGGGCTGTTCGAGGCGAGCCACTAGGGGCGGAACTCGACGCGCTGCAGCTCCTGCCACTCGACGCTGACCATGCGGCCCCCGGTCAGCCTCACGAAGATCCCCTTGTTGCCACTGTCCACGTCGTTCGAACCCTCGAGCTCGAAGCGCCGGCCGTCCCGCAGCTCGACGCGGGCCGCGCTGTCCGACAGGCGCTCGATCTGCCGGAGCT is part of the Gemmatimonadota bacterium genome and encodes:
- a CDS encoding PA0069 family radical SAM protein, translating into MQSSPPPLRGRGAASNPPNRFEPLVVLPDAAARDPEDPGPRTRFFRDASRSIIAYNDSPDVGFSASVNPYRGCEHGCSYCYARPFHEYLGFSAGLDFETRILVKEDAPELLRQELASPGWEPQVIALSGVTDPYQPAERRLRITRRCLEVLAEFRNPAAIVTKNYLVTRDIDVLSELAHYHAAAVNVSVTTLDETLQRVMEPRTSVPARRLRAIEDVARAGIPVRVMVGPVIPGLTDHELPSIIQAAAQAGARGASYILLRLPHGVKELFEEWLGQHFPERKRKVLNRLRELRRGRLNDPRFHLRMRGVGVWAEQIDALFEAACRKAGIQRGLGAPLETAGFHRPGEGRQLGLFEASH